In the Mycolicibacter sp. MU0102 genome, one interval contains:
- a CDS encoding DUF4226 domain-containing protein → MATRDDVLDAIDRIERAGGAGEATRVAQAALTLPLPPAGYDSVLSRLVSTGDQQQGRAAQSMKLAEAALAQQLSTAAEFDRQIIEALRHAHKTTLAGRRRLDDLEAEIAGAAGSWDLSTAAGAREFQRFLVDRLWQIIQVVEETNDDDVSKEALATALTGLYLRAPSDRQQPPPAADGQTPEVDPDAEPYPDVLSDDQPEMDDQEAPQRLPQLATPMFPGMGTDGPGFGAMPAAMPSGFPMNGPPPGWGGDDMPAEDDDRSEEATEAHALEGADADGDTSEQESGERGPVTVRLPDGETRTVANPQLGAAMQAVADGQSVVEAFRGQGIHVPPPGTPVAAAVDVASLRPGDIGVFTDRHALAVGAGKALLDGQVHLAENLRGPGFLGWQHPPALAQEPAPPAEPVATRPARALGGLMRLKKAAPTVIVD, encoded by the coding sequence ATGGCAACCCGCGACGACGTGCTAGATGCGATCGACCGCATCGAACGGGCCGGCGGTGCGGGTGAGGCGACACGCGTGGCCCAGGCGGCTCTGACCCTGCCGCTGCCACCCGCGGGCTACGACAGCGTTCTAAGCCGCCTGGTCTCGACCGGTGATCAACAGCAGGGCCGGGCGGCGCAATCGATGAAGCTGGCCGAAGCGGCTCTGGCGCAGCAACTGTCGACGGCAGCGGAATTCGACCGGCAGATCATCGAAGCGCTGCGCCACGCACACAAGACCACGCTGGCGGGCCGACGCCGCCTCGACGACCTCGAGGCCGAGATTGCCGGCGCTGCCGGGTCCTGGGACCTGAGCACCGCCGCGGGGGCGCGCGAATTCCAGAGGTTCTTGGTCGACAGGCTCTGGCAGATCATCCAGGTGGTCGAAGAGACCAATGACGACGACGTCTCCAAGGAGGCGCTCGCCACCGCGTTGACGGGGCTGTACCTCCGCGCGCCATCGGATCGCCAGCAGCCGCCGCCCGCCGCGGACGGCCAGACGCCCGAGGTGGACCCGGATGCTGAGCCATATCCGGACGTACTGTCCGATGACCAGCCTGAGATGGATGACCAGGAGGCACCGCAACGGCTGCCGCAGTTGGCGACGCCGATGTTCCCCGGCATGGGTACCGACGGCCCGGGCTTCGGTGCCATGCCGGCGGCTATGCCCTCCGGATTTCCGATGAACGGACCGCCTCCTGGATGGGGCGGTGACGACATGCCCGCCGAGGATGACGACCGGTCAGAGGAGGCGACTGAGGCCCATGCTCTCGAAGGCGCCGACGCCGACGGCGATACGTCGGAGCAGGAGTCGGGGGAGCGTGGGCCGGTCACTGTGCGGCTGCCCGACGGTGAGACCAGGACTGTGGCCAACCCACAACTGGGTGCGGCGATGCAGGCCGTCGCCGATGGACAGTCGGTCGTGGAGGCATTCCGCGGCCAAGGCATCCACGTCCCGCCGCCTGGAACACCGGTGGCGGCGGCGGTCGACGTGGCCAGCCTGCGTCCCGGCGACATCGGCGTGTTCACCGACCGCCATGCCCTCGCTGTCGGCGCCGGCAAGGCGCTACTCGACGGGCAGGTGCACCTGGCGGAGAACCTGCGCGGCCCCGGATTCCTGGGTTGGCAGCATCCGCCGGCCCTGGCCCAGGAGCCCGCACCGCCCGCCGAACCGGTCGCGACCAGGCCGGCGAGGGCGCTCGGTGGCCTTATGCGCTTGAAAAAGGCGGCTCCAACCGTCATCGTCGATTAG
- a CDS encoding type VII secretion target, producing MPEKIHVNQDVLTNAAGNHQEASDYLSTVAASHEGIQATLNSLGPIYGDFRQAAGSLLDARKNCYDDQSSEHSTVSDNLHRAVATWNKNEDDAANAFGHLTDGRR from the coding sequence ATGCCCGAGAAGATCCACGTCAACCAGGACGTTCTGACCAACGCGGCTGGGAACCATCAAGAGGCGTCGGACTACCTGTCCACCGTCGCGGCCTCACACGAGGGGATCCAGGCGACCCTGAATTCGCTCGGTCCGATCTACGGCGACTTTCGCCAGGCCGCCGGTTCGCTGCTCGACGCACGCAAGAACTGCTACGACGACCAGTCCAGTGAACATTCGACTGTCTCGGACAATCTGCACCGCGCGGTGGCGACGTGGAACAAGAATGAAGACGATGCCGCCAATGCCTTCGGGCACCTCACCGATGGGCGCCGATGA
- a CDS encoding DUF2694 family protein — MTEPNPAFDTIHPSGDVLFRSCRGGYLHSVVLTEAVMDTDVHRLAEAIVLAADVSFLKAALEIRGEIVTTGHVPSAAVPTTDDLRVATERLLAHKLHAGADSGG; from the coding sequence ATGACTGAGCCGAATCCGGCTTTCGACACGATCCACCCCAGTGGTGATGTGCTGTTCCGGTCCTGTCGGGGCGGCTATCTGCACAGTGTGGTGCTCACTGAGGCGGTGATGGACACTGACGTGCACCGGCTGGCGGAGGCGATCGTCCTGGCCGCGGACGTCTCGTTTCTCAAGGCGGCGTTGGAGATCCGGGGAGAGATCGTCACGACCGGGCACGTGCCCTCTGCGGCGGTGCCCACCACTGACGACCTGCGGGTGGCTACCGAGCGGCTGCTGGCTCACAAATTGCACGCCGGCGCGGACTCCGGAGGCTAA
- a CDS encoding DUF5631 domain-containing protein: protein MALFGRRSARQRLRNAARESLTIPAFSAPVDCSSWVLGGLWPAELATITPETAPLADYLNADLQRIAHSANEKLHAISRSDLAGPARQAAETRVINVARAFAVLRVESTVRQLHKEALDFGGEYISLNAAPAPAPAPVSRPAEVPPEPAAAPRPPEPPEPPEPPEQSSDKPAQRARHRLPKSGAAVVPEVAPLDPPPVTVPPAAVTSEPSETPPPQVPEVVEVPAAPEVWESERLAELFAPWPTVIDSGEDQQPPTPAFPTEAVDVAPVESVVAPPVEPAPAAAQPEPVAPTVAESDEQRLQRLLAFVARQEPGLRWAIGAFADGTTRLVTDIAHGWVPSGIDLPDGVQLLEPGRRNGTATEMLGNPMESASYSPGDRLGWASDFAVTDTSVQPRELAPIYDLGWRLSEATHWREGLPRMANTLVKAGAAGTGVVDAEIDLLRVHLDTMRYQLLAQYPDSDSALVLNCMLLAASEGIATGDTVSANYHYSWFQTLTAPPAGPWDSQI, encoded by the coding sequence GTGGCACTCTTCGGTCGACGGTCGGCGCGCCAGCGCCTCCGGAACGCGGCCCGGGAATCACTGACGATCCCGGCCTTCAGCGCTCCGGTCGACTGTAGTTCCTGGGTGCTCGGCGGCCTGTGGCCCGCCGAGCTCGCGACGATCACCCCGGAGACCGCCCCGCTTGCCGACTACCTCAATGCCGATCTGCAGCGCATCGCACATTCGGCCAACGAGAAGCTCCACGCCATCAGTCGATCAGATCTGGCCGGTCCGGCACGCCAGGCCGCGGAGACCCGGGTTATCAACGTCGCCAGAGCTTTCGCCGTCCTCCGGGTGGAGTCGACGGTGCGCCAACTCCACAAGGAAGCCCTGGACTTCGGCGGGGAGTACATCAGCCTCAACGCGGCTCCGGCTCCGGCTCCGGCCCCGGTGTCGCGGCCCGCCGAGGTCCCGCCCGAGCCCGCCGCGGCGCCGCGCCCGCCCGAACCGCCCGAACCGCCCGAACCGCCCGAGCAGTCTTCGGACAAACCTGCCCAGCGGGCCCGGCATCGGCTGCCGAAATCCGGCGCCGCCGTCGTGCCTGAGGTGGCACCACTTGATCCGCCACCGGTGACTGTGCCGCCGGCTGCGGTGACTTCTGAGCCTTCCGAGACGCCGCCGCCGCAGGTACCGGAGGTCGTCGAAGTGCCCGCGGCGCCGGAGGTATGGGAATCGGAGCGCCTCGCGGAGCTATTCGCCCCGTGGCCGACCGTGATCGACAGCGGCGAGGACCAGCAGCCGCCGACGCCTGCCTTCCCGACCGAAGCGGTGGACGTCGCGCCGGTCGAGTCGGTCGTGGCGCCGCCGGTCGAGCCGGCTCCCGCGGCGGCCCAACCCGAACCCGTCGCGCCGACGGTCGCCGAGTCCGACGAACAGCGGCTCCAGCGCCTACTGGCCTTCGTCGCCCGCCAGGAGCCCGGACTGCGCTGGGCGATCGGGGCCTTTGCCGACGGCACCACCCGCCTGGTCACCGACATCGCCCACGGATGGGTCCCGTCCGGGATCGACCTACCCGATGGGGTGCAACTGCTCGAACCCGGCCGCCGCAATGGCACCGCCACCGAGATGCTGGGCAACCCGATGGAGTCGGCCAGCTACAGTCCCGGCGACCGTCTCGGCTGGGCCAGTGATTTCGCGGTCACCGACACCTCGGTACAGCCTCGCGAGCTGGCGCCCATCTACGATCTCGGCTGGCGGCTCAGCGAGGCCACGCACTGGCGTGAAGGGCTGCCGCGGATGGCCAATACCCTGGTAAAGGCAGGCGCCGCCGGCACCGGGGTAGTCGACGCCGAAATCGACTTGCTCCGTGTGCATCTGGACACCATGCGCTACCAGCTGTTGGCGCAGTATCCCGACTCCGACTCCGCCTTGGTGCTGAACTGCATGTTGTTGGCCGCCTCCGAAGGCATTGCGACCGGAGACACCGTATCGGCCAACTACCACTACAGCTGGTTTCAGACGCTCACCGCACCGCCCGCCGGCCCGTGGGATTCACAGATTTAA
- a CDS encoding DUF2710 family protein: protein MSGAESRAELSDKDLVESVLRDLREAAEKWEALVAEAENTTYSVDLGDVRAVANADGRLLELTLHPCVVSDYTHSELADRLNRVFTALREEAQSDFETRYGTSPV, encoded by the coding sequence ATGTCGGGGGCGGAGAGCCGCGCGGAACTCAGCGACAAGGACCTCGTGGAGTCCGTGTTGCGGGATCTGCGTGAGGCCGCCGAGAAATGGGAAGCGCTGGTCGCCGAGGCCGAGAACACAACCTACAGTGTCGATCTCGGCGACGTCCGTGCCGTGGCCAACGCCGACGGCCGGCTGCTCGAGCTGACGCTGCACCCGTGCGTGGTCAGCGATTACACCCACAGCGAGTTGGCGGACCGGCTCAATCGCGTCTTCACCGCACTGCGCGAGGAAGCTCAGTCCGACTTCGAGACCCGCTACGGCACCAGCCCGGTCTGA
- the eccA gene encoding type VII secretion AAA-ATPase EccA — protein sequence MVSMDGRYGSPDALADFVAATEADPSMADAWLGRIACGDTELDTLKRLYANSDWLHKETTRLGRHLAAQIPLGPYLSITVTDASHVGLALASALTVAGEYERADALLADKALLDSWINHQWLQLGRAYLMFVTQRWPDLLTVAAEELPDRAIVMPAVTASVCALAGYAAAHLGQGRVALDWLDRVDITGQTRSSERFPAGVLTASLNPSEIPLLAADLAYLRGMVHRQLGEEDKAQVWLSKAAINGVLTEPAKAALAEPKLRLVVTEEQIIDSRTDRWDAGSAKSRAELDEHNALDRRAELLEQGRAELEKQVGLAEVKRAVKALEDQLEIRAMRLEHGLPVEGQTNHMLLVGPPGTGKTTTAEALGKIYAGMGIVRNPEITEVRRSDFCGEHIGSSGPKTNELIEKALGGILFMDEFYSLVERHQDGTPDMIGMEAVNQLLIALEKHRFDFCFLAAGYEDQVDEFLTVNPGLASRFNRKIRFESYTPEEIVEIGERYGSSRATVLNPEARQRFLAMVTTIRGYVSPRGDHGINVMHNGRFARNVIEEAELARDTRVAAQKRAGQPVTIDDLKTITAVDIDSAVRAVCDTKREMAALNW from the coding sequence ATGGTGAGCATGGACGGGCGCTACGGCTCCCCCGACGCGTTAGCCGACTTCGTCGCCGCAACCGAGGCCGATCCCTCCATGGCCGACGCCTGGCTGGGCCGTATCGCCTGCGGCGACACCGAGTTGGACACGCTCAAGCGTCTCTACGCCAACAGCGACTGGCTGCACAAGGAGACCACCCGGCTGGGCCGGCACCTGGCCGCCCAGATCCCGCTGGGACCGTACCTGTCGATCACGGTGACCGACGCCTCGCACGTGGGTCTGGCCCTGGCATCGGCCCTGACCGTCGCCGGTGAATACGAGCGTGCCGACGCCCTGCTGGCCGACAAGGCGCTGCTCGACAGTTGGATCAACCACCAGTGGCTTCAGCTCGGCCGCGCCTACCTGATGTTCGTCACCCAGCGGTGGCCGGACCTGCTGACCGTCGCCGCCGAAGAACTCCCCGACCGGGCGATCGTCATGCCCGCGGTCACCGCATCGGTGTGCGCTCTGGCCGGCTATGCGGCCGCGCATCTGGGCCAGGGCCGGGTGGCACTGGACTGGCTGGACCGCGTCGACATCACCGGGCAGACGCGTTCCTCGGAGCGATTCCCGGCAGGGGTGCTCACCGCGTCGCTCAACCCCAGCGAGATCCCTTTGCTGGCTGCGGATCTGGCCTATCTGCGCGGCATGGTGCACCGCCAGCTCGGCGAGGAGGACAAGGCGCAGGTCTGGTTGTCCAAGGCGGCCATCAACGGTGTGCTGACCGAACCGGCCAAGGCCGCGCTGGCCGAACCGAAGCTGCGCCTGGTGGTCACCGAGGAACAGATCATCGACAGTCGCACCGACCGGTGGGATGCCGGTTCGGCGAAGAGCCGCGCGGAACTCGACGAGCACAACGCGCTGGACCGCCGCGCGGAGCTCTTGGAGCAGGGCCGCGCCGAGCTGGAGAAGCAGGTCGGCCTGGCCGAGGTCAAACGCGCGGTCAAGGCATTGGAGGACCAGCTCGAGATCCGGGCCATGCGACTCGAACACGGCCTGCCCGTAGAAGGCCAGACCAACCACATGCTGCTGGTCGGCCCGCCCGGCACCGGCAAAACCACCACCGCCGAGGCGTTGGGCAAGATCTACGCCGGCATGGGCATTGTGCGCAACCCGGAGATCACCGAGGTTCGCCGTTCGGACTTCTGCGGCGAGCACATCGGATCGTCCGGGCCCAAGACGAATGAGCTGATCGAAAAGGCTTTGGGTGGAATCCTTTTCATGGATGAGTTCTATTCGCTGGTGGAACGTCACCAGGACGGGACTCCGGACATGATCGGCATGGAGGCCGTCAACCAGCTGCTGATCGCGCTGGAGAAACACCGCTTCGACTTCTGCTTCCTGGCCGCCGGCTACGAAGACCAGGTCGACGAATTCCTGACCGTCAACCCGGGTCTGGCCAGCCGGTTCAACCGCAAGATTCGGTTCGAGTCGTACACCCCCGAAGAGATCGTCGAGATCGGTGAGCGTTACGGGTCCAGTCGCGCCACCGTACTGAATCCCGAAGCACGCCAGCGGTTCTTGGCGATGGTGACCACCATCCGCGGCTACGTCAGCCCGCGCGGTGACCATGGCATCAATGTCATGCACAACGGCCGGTTCGCCCGCAACGTGATCGAGGAGGCCGAACTGGCCCGCGACACTCGGGTGGCAGCCCAGAAACGTGCCGGACAGCCGGTGACGATCGACGACCTCAAGACCATCACCGCCGTCGACATCGACTCCGCGGTGCGCGCCGTGTGCGACACCAAACGCGAGATGGCCGCCCTGAACTGGTAG
- the eccE gene encoding type VII secretion protein EccE: protein MSQDRVRLTGFPPSSNRRLLCATTIALCGLAGWVLGGLIGVAVAALLAVLVVLVPWWGQPAWSWALLWLRRPAKALQAGWSEPITVANNRAGGGVRISDGVAVVAVHLLGRAHAATVATGSVNVETDNVVDVAELLPMLRHALGLVLESMSVISIGARRATTGDYPRVYDTEIGTPPYAGQRETWLVLRLRVIDNTAALRWRTTLGATAVAVAQRIAGLLRCEGLRTRVATASDLVELDRRLGGGSLLAGAERWKTLRTEGGWVTTYAYPARDISAQLLAQAWTLPVDEVIQNVTVFPDGTCTATVTLQTPQPAPTPPSVVLHRLNGEQAAALEANMCAPRPKLRGLRPGRLPASLPIEIGPSGVLIGKLANGDRLMVPLTDSGELSRVFIAAEDLIAKRIVIRAAGAGERVCVHTRDKARWASVRMPEVAVVGESRPTPRTTVSVVDGPIAPSPRPATVITVAPPGTPPPPPDAVEVSIEQIDRNAVRVAAAGKSWLATVELFRAENRYCSPEALAPMSSR from the coding sequence GTGAGTCAGGACCGGGTCCGGCTGACCGGGTTCCCGCCGTCGAGCAACCGGCGGCTGCTGTGCGCGACGACGATCGCCCTGTGCGGTCTGGCGGGCTGGGTGCTGGGCGGGCTGATCGGTGTCGCGGTGGCGGCCCTGCTGGCGGTGCTGGTGGTGCTGGTGCCGTGGTGGGGGCAGCCGGCGTGGTCGTGGGCACTGCTGTGGTTGCGACGCCCCGCAAAGGCGCTGCAGGCGGGCTGGAGCGAGCCGATCACGGTGGCCAACAACCGAGCCGGCGGCGGGGTGCGCATCTCCGACGGTGTGGCGGTGGTGGCAGTGCATCTGCTGGGACGGGCGCATGCGGCCACCGTGGCCACCGGATCGGTGAACGTGGAGACCGACAACGTCGTCGACGTCGCCGAGCTGCTGCCGATGCTGCGGCACGCACTCGGGCTGGTGCTGGAGTCCATGAGCGTGATCAGCATCGGAGCCCGCCGGGCCACCACCGGCGACTACCCGCGGGTCTACGACACCGAGATCGGCACCCCGCCCTACGCCGGCCAACGGGAGACCTGGCTGGTGCTGAGACTGCGGGTCATCGACAACACCGCGGCGCTGCGGTGGCGCACCACGCTGGGTGCCACCGCGGTCGCCGTCGCGCAACGGATTGCCGGCCTGCTGCGTTGCGAGGGTCTGCGCACCCGGGTGGCCACCGCCAGCGACCTGGTCGAACTGGATCGGCGCCTCGGGGGTGGTTCGCTGCTGGCCGGCGCCGAGCGCTGGAAGACGCTGCGTACCGAGGGCGGCTGGGTCACGACCTATGCCTACCCGGCCCGCGACATCAGTGCCCAGCTGCTGGCGCAGGCGTGGACTCTGCCGGTCGACGAGGTGATCCAGAACGTCACGGTGTTCCCGGACGGGACGTGTACGGCCACCGTGACCCTGCAGACACCGCAGCCGGCCCCGACTCCCCCGTCGGTGGTGCTGCACCGGCTCAACGGGGAGCAGGCCGCCGCGCTGGAGGCCAACATGTGTGCCCCCCGCCCGAAGCTGCGCGGTCTGCGGCCCGGCCGGTTACCCGCCAGCCTGCCCATCGAGATCGGTCCGTCGGGCGTCCTGATCGGCAAGCTGGCCAACGGCGACCGCCTGATGGTGCCGCTGACCGACTCCGGCGAGTTGAGCCGCGTCTTCATCGCCGCCGAGGACCTGATCGCCAAACGCATCGTCATCCGGGCCGCGGGTGCCGGCGAACGGGTCTGCGTGCACACCCGCGACAAGGCCCGCTGGGCCAGCGTCCGAATGCCCGAGGTGGCCGTGGTCGGCGAATCCCGGCCGACGCCGCGCACCACCGTCAGCGTGGTGGACGGGCCGATAGCGCCGTCGCCGCGGCCGGCCACCGTGATCACCGTGGCACCCCCCGGGACACCGCCGCCACCACCGGACGCCGTCGAGGTCAGTATCGAGCAGATCGACCGGAACGCGGTACGGGTTGCGGCCGCCGGGAAATCGTGGCTGGCTACGGTGGAGTTGTTCCGGGCGGAAAACCGGTACTGCAGCCCGGAGGCGCTGGCCCCGATGTCGTCGCGATGA
- the eccD gene encoding type VII secretion integral membrane protein EccD, with translation MTSPTTAKVAFPARCAVSLAYDKHLVSQVFPAGIPVEEFFEGMVELLDEDLRHHGFDGVALPPGSYELHKVNGVRLDITRSLDDLGVQDGDTLVLVPAVGGDSFEPQYESLSSALAATARRLGAQPEIKCQECGHKADEQTVTRLLNVKVDRMFAPVTALTAAHTAIGLMAMAVVVLSTLAVRARTFSDSWPPAAVLAGLGGLLALGALVIRRNWPARDDLFSGFGWLAVLALSCAALCAAPGALGAPHLLIGVTVLALGAIGLSVLLRAQTAVATAIVTAAAVGGAVAAARMWHPVSPQVIGICMLLGLLILLRMSPTIALWVARVRPPYFGSITGRDLFARRANMPIDTVSPVSPEDGEDDEDDLVDISARGAAIAASARLINAVQVGMCVAIAAALPIAVAMVLEPGGARPRGALALCGLVAGLFITQGRGFAGRVQAIALVGGACAAVLTGIVKYALANPGDTAGGFLWPAAAIAVFTGLGVAAGLLVPETKFVPWIRLAVEWLEVLAFIVVGVLGAWLGGLFVWVRN, from the coding sequence GTGACTTCTCCGACAACAGCTAAAGTCGCGTTCCCGGCACGCTGTGCGGTGAGTCTCGCCTACGACAAACACCTGGTGTCCCAGGTCTTTCCGGCCGGTATTCCGGTGGAGGAATTCTTCGAGGGAATGGTCGAGCTGCTCGACGAGGATCTGCGGCACCATGGTTTCGACGGGGTAGCCCTCCCCCCGGGCAGTTACGAACTGCACAAGGTCAACGGCGTCCGGCTGGACATCACTCGCAGCCTCGACGACCTGGGCGTACAGGACGGCGACACCCTGGTTCTGGTTCCCGCGGTGGGTGGCGACTCGTTCGAGCCGCAGTACGAATCGCTGTCGAGCGCGCTGGCCGCGACGGCCCGCCGACTGGGCGCGCAACCCGAGATCAAGTGCCAGGAGTGCGGGCACAAAGCCGACGAGCAGACCGTGACACGGCTGCTCAACGTCAAGGTCGATCGGATGTTCGCCCCGGTCACCGCGTTGACCGCAGCACACACCGCGATCGGGCTGATGGCCATGGCGGTGGTCGTGCTGTCGACGCTGGCGGTTCGGGCCCGGACGTTCAGCGACAGTTGGCCGCCCGCGGCGGTCCTGGCCGGCCTCGGCGGACTGCTGGCATTGGGTGCCCTGGTGATCCGGCGGAACTGGCCGGCACGCGACGACTTGTTCAGCGGATTCGGCTGGCTGGCCGTGCTCGCGCTGTCCTGCGCCGCATTGTGCGCGGCTCCCGGCGCCTTGGGCGCGCCGCACCTGTTGATCGGGGTGACGGTCCTGGCGTTGGGCGCGATCGGGCTGAGCGTGCTGCTGCGTGCGCAGACCGCCGTGGCCACCGCGATCGTCACCGCCGCGGCGGTCGGCGGGGCGGTGGCGGCGGCACGGATGTGGCATCCGGTGTCGCCGCAGGTAATCGGTATCTGCATGCTGTTGGGCCTGCTGATCCTGTTGCGCATGTCGCCGACGATCGCGCTGTGGGTTGCCCGGGTGCGCCCGCCGTACTTCGGTTCGATCACCGGGCGGGATCTGTTCGCCCGGCGCGCCAACATGCCGATCGACACCGTCTCCCCGGTCAGTCCAGAGGACGGCGAGGACGACGAGGACGATCTGGTCGACATCTCGGCACGCGGTGCCGCGATCGCGGCCTCGGCACGGTTGATCAACGCGGTGCAGGTCGGGATGTGTGTCGCGATCGCCGCGGCGTTGCCGATCGCGGTCGCGATGGTGTTGGAACCCGGCGGCGCCCGGCCCCGTGGTGCGCTGGCGCTGTGCGGTTTGGTGGCGGGCCTGTTCATCACCCAGGGCCGCGGTTTCGCCGGCCGCGTCCAAGCGATCGCCCTGGTGGGCGGGGCGTGCGCGGCCGTACTCACCGGAATCGTCAAGTACGCGCTGGCGAACCCGGGTGACACCGCCGGCGGGTTCTTGTGGCCGGCCGCCGCCATCGCGGTCTTCACCGGGCTCGGGGTGGCCGCCGGCCTACTGGTCCCCGAGACCAAATTCGTGCCCTGGATCCGGCTGGCCGTCGAATGGCTCGAAGTACTGGCGTTCATTGTCGTGGGGGTGCTTGGCGCTTGGCTGGGAGGACTGTTCGTGTGGGTGCGCAACTGA
- a CDS encoding MinD/ParA family ATP-binding protein, which translates to MTSPWNSQNMPDEGSSGRWDPASSHRYRDSVSDSMRISDLATPRKIPPGSGWRKLLYVASAKVINPGESPRERHYRDLRNRIRRHIRRQYVITLVSGKGGTGVTTMTAAIGSVFRECRPENVIAIDAVPGFGTLSDRIDEHPPGDYSAVLSDTDVQGYSDIREHLGQNAVGLDVLAGNRTSDQLRPLVPAMFSGVLSRLRRTHNVILVDTSSDLEHPVMKPVLENTDTLVFVSGITADQSRPVLRAVDYLASQGYHELVSRSTVILNHSAPGEDSAAVAYLTERFSKTGATVEVMPHDAHLAKGGIIDVHNEVKKKTRLRLFEITAGLADKFVPDTER; encoded by the coding sequence GTGACGAGCCCATGGAATAGCCAGAATATGCCTGACGAAGGCTCATCCGGGCGATGGGATCCGGCATCCAGCCACCGCTACCGGGATTCCGTATCGGACTCTATGCGCATTTCCGACCTGGCCACACCGCGGAAGATTCCGCCCGGCTCGGGCTGGCGCAAACTGCTCTATGTCGCGTCGGCGAAAGTTATTAATCCCGGCGAATCTCCGCGTGAACGTCATTACCGTGATTTGCGCAATAGAATTCGTCGGCACATCCGGCGTCAATACGTGATCACGTTGGTGTCCGGAAAAGGCGGCACCGGTGTGACGACTATGACTGCCGCTATCGGCAGCGTGTTCCGGGAATGCCGACCGGAAAATGTGATTGCGATTGATGCGGTTCCGGGCTTCGGGACCCTGTCCGATCGCATCGACGAGCACCCGCCCGGCGACTACTCGGCCGTTCTGAGCGACACCGACGTGCAGGGATATTCCGATATCCGGGAACACCTCGGGCAAAACGCCGTCGGCCTGGATGTCCTGGCCGGCAACCGCACCTCGGATCAGTTGCGCCCGCTCGTCCCTGCCATGTTCAGCGGGGTGTTGTCGCGGCTGCGGCGAACCCACAACGTGATCCTGGTCGATACCTCTTCGGACCTGGAGCACCCGGTCATGAAGCCGGTGTTGGAGAACACCGACACGCTGGTCTTCGTCTCCGGGATCACCGCGGACCAGTCCCGCCCGGTGCTGCGGGCAGTGGACTACCTGGCCTCGCAGGGCTACCACGAGCTGGTGTCACGGTCCACGGTGATCCTCAACCACTCCGCACCGGGTGAGGACAGCGCCGCGGTGGCCTATCTGACCGAACGGTTCAGCAAAACCGGCGCCACCGTGGAGGTCATGCCGCACGATGCCCATCTGGCAAAGGGCGGAATCATCGATGTCCACAACGAGGTGAAGAAGAAGACCCGGCTGCGGTTATTTGAAATAACCGCCGGTCTGGCCGATAAGTTCGTGCCCGACACCGAAAGGTAA
- a CDS encoding ESX secretion-associated protein EspG, with the protein MLTTTLDGLWVLQAVTGIETLCPELGLRPLLPRLDTAERALRHPIAEELTAIGVLDDQGEVDSMVREWLTVIMRRDIALMLNLRFPGRPSADPQHLTRVSISRFASWWVVLERHDQEVRLYPAGSATDQAAAGDLLVGQIERLCGVTEAAKLRPVTLDTKELLERVRDQDSLRRYLAAQRLDIDQQQIVALAADPELSGQANIVAIQPGAGPEELARMAIADTAVLISDTPSGRVCVENVDNGGRRYQIVSPGTRADVANAILRLIARLPAGADWHSHRRVV; encoded by the coding sequence GTGCTGACTACGACGCTCGACGGGCTGTGGGTGCTGCAGGCCGTCACCGGGATCGAGACGCTCTGTCCGGAGCTGGGACTGCGTCCCCTGCTGCCCCGTCTGGACACCGCCGAGCGGGCGTTGCGACACCCGATCGCCGAGGAACTCACCGCGATCGGCGTGCTCGATGACCAGGGCGAAGTGGACTCGATGGTCCGGGAATGGCTGACGGTGATCATGCGGCGCGACATCGCGCTGATGCTGAACCTGCGTTTCCCCGGGCGGCCCTCCGCCGACCCCCAGCACTTGACCCGCGTCTCGATCAGCCGTTTCGCCTCCTGGTGGGTGGTGCTCGAACGCCATGACCAAGAGGTGCGGCTCTATCCCGCCGGCAGCGCCACCGACCAGGCGGCCGCGGGCGATCTGCTGGTCGGCCAGATCGAGCGTTTGTGCGGCGTCACCGAGGCCGCCAAGCTGCGGCCGGTCACCCTCGACACCAAGGAGCTGCTCGAGCGGGTCCGCGACCAGGACAGTCTGCGTCGATACCTGGCCGCACAGCGGCTCGACATCGACCAGCAGCAGATCGTGGCGCTGGCCGCCGACCCGGAGTTATCCGGCCAGGCCAACATCGTCGCGATCCAGCCGGGTGCCGGCCCCGAGGAGCTGGCGCGGATGGCGATCGCGGACACGGCGGTGCTGATCTCGGACACTCCGTCGGGTCGCGTCTGCGTGGAGAACGTCGACAACGGCGGCCGCCGCTACCAGATCGTCTCCCCCGGTACGCGTGCCGACGTCGCCAACGCCATCCTGCGGCTCATCGCTCGGCTCCCAGCCGGTGCGGACTGGCATTCGCATCGGCGCGTTGTATGA